AAGGTGCGATAGACGATCGCCTTCAGCAACTTACGGTCGATGTTCTCGGTGTTCATCCAAGCCTTGAAGAGCGGTTGCTCATACCAGAGCGGCAGCAGGTCCATCGCGAGCCTGCTCGGCAGGCGGTAAGGAACCGCGTGCAGCCAGGGGAAGCGCTCCATGACATCCAGGGCGGCGAGGCTCGTCTTGTCGAGGGGATAGCCGTACAGGCTCACGGGCGACTCGATGGCCACGCCCGAGCGGATCAGGTCGGCCTCTTCCGAGCCGAGCGCCGCGTACAGCAGCATCCCCCCCAGCGAATAACCGACCCAGTGCAGCTTGAGCGCCCCCGTTCGATCCCGCACATGGGAGATGGCCGTCCGGGCGTCCACCAGATAGTCGTCGAACGCGCCGTCATAGATGCCGGCCCGCCGGGAAAGCCCTGAGCCCCGGACCTCGAGCAGCCAGGTATCGAAGCCTTCGGCGGCGAGGCGTCGGGCCCAGCTGAACCGATCGTCGAAATCGAGGGCGGCTCGGTTCACTCCGAATCCCGAGATCAGCAGAACGGGCTCTCGGCCAGGGATAGGGTCGGCCGCCGGATAGTGATAGAGGGCGAGCCGGGCGCCGTCCGGGGTGGTGAGATACGAGAGCTCGGCCGGGCAAGGGTCTCCGCCGAGGCGCCGACGCATGTGGGCCAGGTACGCCATGGGGGCTGCGATCGCCGCGCCCAGCAGCCACAAGCCTTGCGCGTACCAGCTCATCAACTCACCTCGTCCTCATGGAGTGGCGAGCGGAACCCTCGCCTGCTCGGGCATCATAGCATGCAGGCAGCGTGAGGTGCGTTCAGCGGCCCGCGCCCAGGCGCGATGAGGCGGTAAGGCCATCCTCAAGCCAATCCGTGGCGGAAACTTCGCACAATGAGCCATTCTGCCACCGCAAGGTTGATAGCCCAACCGGCGGCCATACAAACCGTCCTGGCAAACTCCCCGTGGATGCCAGGGACAAGAAACCAGGGGATGTGGGTGAAGACCTGCGTGCCGGCGCCCAGGCCCAAGGCGTAACCGCGCATCATCCAGGCGCGATGGCGTAGGATATCGCGCTTCCGAATCGCGAGATACCCGCGCACGATAAACCAGGTCATTGCCGCGCCCACCAGAAGCCGGATCACGTAGAGACTCGGGCCGTCGAACCTTGCAGGGCCGTCAAATTTCGCAAGGGGGAAGAACAGGGTCATCCACAACCCAGAGAGTGCAACGATCAAGCCACTCGGAATGAGCACCCGCCCGGCCAAGCGATGCCACTTGGGGTTTCGGCGTAGGAAACCAGGTGAGAACTGAAAGGCCCCCAGGATCGCGTAAATAATTGAGCACAAAATGTGCAGCACGACAGGAACAGGGGCGGCAATGAACCGCGCGTTTTCCGGGGTGATCGGGGCATCGCCTCCGAGCTGAACGAGACGAACGGTGCCGGCAACCACGGGGAGGAGGCTCAGAACAATCAAGCCAAT
This genomic window from bacterium contains:
- a CDS encoding alpha/beta fold hydrolase, producing the protein MSWYAQGLWLLGAAIAAPMAYLAHMRRRLGGDPCPAELSYLTTPDGARLALYHYPAADPIPGREPVLLISGFGVNRAALDFDDRFSWARRLAAEGFDTWLLEVRGSGLSRRAGIYDGAFDDYLVDARTAISHVRDRTGALKLHWVGYSLGGMLLYAALGSEEADLIRSGVAIESPVSLYGYPLDKTSLAALDVMERFPWLHAVPYRLPSRLAMDLLPLWYEQPLFKAWMNTENIDRKLLKAIVYRTLDDVPTPLVLQFRDWIREDGLRSRNGATDYLAGLATTEVPLLVMTGDSEFARRARLVMERSRPANVRWIECLRANGFSADYGHTDLLFGPRAPEEIFPHVLDWLRVHDPAGNLAMT
- a CDS encoding DUF2306 domain-containing protein; its protein translation is MNRDSKASARSSWLVPIGLIVLSLLPVVAGTVRLVQLGGDAPITPENARFIAAPVPVVLHILCSIIYAILGAFQFSPGFLRRNPKWHRLAGRVLIPSGLIVALSGLWMTLFFPLAKFDGPARFDGPSLYVIRLLVGAAMTWFIVRGYLAIRKRDILRHRAWMMRGYALGLGAGTQVFTHIPWFLVPGIHGEFARTVCMAAGWAINLAVAEWLIVRSFRHGLA